In Nomia melanderi isolate GNS246 chromosome 4, iyNomMela1, whole genome shotgun sequence, the following are encoded in one genomic region:
- the Mks1 gene encoding Meckel syndrome, type 1 isoform X3 — translation MAAVISATVRIVQQRPLLAELLEDDGDTRDSNFLQEEDRIFSWQEKAFSPFEADFYREEKNCVTETQKAYCQRINEEHVEGSQLYTYTQMDSYYPENGLLTKPYKTELACRNETALPSLQNRKPFPERYNKSVVDDKPGETRIRRNHYIYMERSTMYVMVDLSRRDKGATSPDEDSETVLCVITYDHLHKILSVDPDFTDDRSCYTITNSDGVEFNYWIEHASEKQSPEEFQEERNELQHEIKEKLIYKEEEMFHRFQLTSPHIDKIFVKLDILSAHEFIFNGLSVSYYIHLPEYWNTNQSDRLFGRTQRCNLKNKSAYFGYSTEISLDHKSDDALNIKKTLPSWPRLLLSVTSLDIWTSYVIFRYRTEGYAAVPLPAYPGTYEYSVPTWRPAGSIINSLRRYFTGGTYELDDVTYCSISAGHEGETLNKSQMQVTPSGHIKLKINIIYQTHTSTKIDDRLNYFESLSTDKLMINIENIFEQFKAARERMIQVRNLNV, via the exons ATGGCTGCAGTCATAAGTGCAAC AGTCAGAATCGTACAGCAAAGACCTTTGCTTGCAGAACTCCTCGAGGATGATGGAGATACCAGAGACTCGAATTTTCTTCAAGAGGAAGATCGTATTTTCAGTTGGCAGGAGAAGGCGTTCAGCCCGTTCGAAGCTGATTTTTACAGGGAAGAGAAGAATTGCGTGACTGAGACGCAAAAGGCCTATTGCCAACGAATCAACGAGGAACATGTCGAGGGTTCTCAGCTGTACACTTACACGCAAATGGACTCGTACTATCCGGAGAATGGACTGTTGACGAAACCGTATAAGACGGAATTGGCGTGCAGAAATGAAACCGCATTGCCATCTTTGCAGAATCGCAAGCCGTTTCCGGAGAGGTACAACAAATCAGTCGTCGACGATAAACCTGGCGAAACGAGGATACGCAGAAACCATTACATCTATATGGAAAGGTCTACGATGTATGTCATGGTTGATTTATCTCGAAGAGATAAAGGTGCAACGAGTCCCGACGAGGATTCCGAAACGGTTCTATGTGTCATCACTTATGACCACTTGCATAAAATTCTGTCCGTGGATCCCGACTTCACAGACGATCGGTCTTGTTACACCATCACGAATTCCGACGgcgttgaatttaattattggaTCGAACACGCTTCCGAAAAACAGTCGCCGGAAGAATTTCAAGAAGAACGGAATGAATTGCAACAT gAAATTAAAGAAAAGTTAATATATAAGGAGGAAGAAATGTTTCACCGTTTTCAATTGACATCGCCGCATATAgataaaatttttgtaaaacttGACATTCTATCTGCTcatgaattcatttttaatgggCTTTCTGTTTCTTATTACATTCACTTACCAGAATATTGGAATACTAATCAAAGTGATAGATTATTTGGAAGGACTCAAAgatgtaatttgaaaaataaatcagcaTACTTTGGATATAGTACTGAAATATCGTTAGATCACAAATCAGATGATGCATTAAACATAAAAAAGACTTTACCATCTTGGCCTAGATTATTATTATCAGTTACATCTCTTGATATATGGACAAG TTATGTCATTTTTAGATACCGTACAGAAGGATATGCAGCTGTGCCTTTGCCTGCATATCCAGGTACATATGAGTACAGTGTTCCAACATGGAGACCAGCAGGAAGTATCATCAATTCTCTCAGAAGATACTTTACGGGAGGTACTTATGAACTGGATGATGTAACTTACTGCAGTATTTCTGCAGGACATGAAGGTGAAACGTTAAACAAGTCACAAATGCAGGTCACACCAAGTGGAcacataaaactaaaaattaatattatttatcaaactCATACTTCTACTAAAATTGATGATCGGTTGAACTATTTTGAAAGTTTAAGTACAGATAAACTTAtgattaatatagaaaatatttttgaacagtTTAAAGCAGCTAGGGAACGCATGATACAAGttagaaatttgaatgtttga
- the Mks1 gene encoding Meckel syndrome, type 1 isoform X1: MSQKIRKKKISSNYRVNEPINNFKLRVRIVQQRPLLAELLEDDGDTRDSNFLQEEDRIFSWQEKAFSPFEADFYREEKNCVTETQKAYCQRINEEHVEGSQLYTYTQMDSYYPENGLLTKPYKTELACRNETALPSLQNRKPFPERYNKSVVDDKPGETRIRRNHYIYMERSTMYVMVDLSRRDKGATSPDEDSETVLCVITYDHLHKILSVDPDFTDDRSCYTITNSDGVEFNYWIEHASEKQSPEEFQEERNELQHEIKEKLIYKEEEMFHRFQLTSPHIDKIFVKLDILSAHEFIFNGLSVSYYIHLPEYWNTNQSDRLFGRTQRCNLKNKSAYFGYSTEISLDHKSDDALNIKKTLPSWPRLLLSVTSLDIWTSYVIFRYRTEGYAAVPLPAYPGTYEYSVPTWRPAGSIINSLRRYFTGGTYELDDVTYCSISAGHEGETLNKSQMQVTPSGHIKLKINIIYQTHTSTKIDDRLNYFESLSTDKLMINIENIFEQFKAARERMIQVRNLNV, encoded by the exons ATGTCACAAAAAATACGTAAAAAGAAGATATCCTCTAACTACCGAGTCAATGAacctataaataattttaaactgaG AGTCAGAATCGTACAGCAAAGACCTTTGCTTGCAGAACTCCTCGAGGATGATGGAGATACCAGAGACTCGAATTTTCTTCAAGAGGAAGATCGTATTTTCAGTTGGCAGGAGAAGGCGTTCAGCCCGTTCGAAGCTGATTTTTACAGGGAAGAGAAGAATTGCGTGACTGAGACGCAAAAGGCCTATTGCCAACGAATCAACGAGGAACATGTCGAGGGTTCTCAGCTGTACACTTACACGCAAATGGACTCGTACTATCCGGAGAATGGACTGTTGACGAAACCGTATAAGACGGAATTGGCGTGCAGAAATGAAACCGCATTGCCATCTTTGCAGAATCGCAAGCCGTTTCCGGAGAGGTACAACAAATCAGTCGTCGACGATAAACCTGGCGAAACGAGGATACGCAGAAACCATTACATCTATATGGAAAGGTCTACGATGTATGTCATGGTTGATTTATCTCGAAGAGATAAAGGTGCAACGAGTCCCGACGAGGATTCCGAAACGGTTCTATGTGTCATCACTTATGACCACTTGCATAAAATTCTGTCCGTGGATCCCGACTTCACAGACGATCGGTCTTGTTACACCATCACGAATTCCGACGgcgttgaatttaattattggaTCGAACACGCTTCCGAAAAACAGTCGCCGGAAGAATTTCAAGAAGAACGGAATGAATTGCAACAT gAAATTAAAGAAAAGTTAATATATAAGGAGGAAGAAATGTTTCACCGTTTTCAATTGACATCGCCGCATATAgataaaatttttgtaaaacttGACATTCTATCTGCTcatgaattcatttttaatgggCTTTCTGTTTCTTATTACATTCACTTACCAGAATATTGGAATACTAATCAAAGTGATAGATTATTTGGAAGGACTCAAAgatgtaatttgaaaaataaatcagcaTACTTTGGATATAGTACTGAAATATCGTTAGATCACAAATCAGATGATGCATTAAACATAAAAAAGACTTTACCATCTTGGCCTAGATTATTATTATCAGTTACATCTCTTGATATATGGACAAG TTATGTCATTTTTAGATACCGTACAGAAGGATATGCAGCTGTGCCTTTGCCTGCATATCCAGGTACATATGAGTACAGTGTTCCAACATGGAGACCAGCAGGAAGTATCATCAATTCTCTCAGAAGATACTTTACGGGAGGTACTTATGAACTGGATGATGTAACTTACTGCAGTATTTCTGCAGGACATGAAGGTGAAACGTTAAACAAGTCACAAATGCAGGTCACACCAAGTGGAcacataaaactaaaaattaatattatttatcaaactCATACTTCTACTAAAATTGATGATCGGTTGAACTATTTTGAAAGTTTAAGTACAGATAAACTTAtgattaatatagaaaatatttttgaacagtTTAAAGCAGCTAGGGAACGCATGATACAAGttagaaatttgaatgtttga
- the Mks1 gene encoding Meckel syndrome, type 1 isoform X2, with amino-acid sequence MSQKIRKKKISSNYRVNEPINNFKLRVRIVQQRPLLAELLEDDGDTRDSNFLQEEDRIFSWQEKAFSPFEADFYREEKNCVTETQKAYCQRINEEHVEGSQLYTYTQMDSYYPENGLLTKPYKTELACRNETALPSLQNRKPFPERYNKSVVDDKPGETRIRRNHYIYMERSTMYVMVDLSRRDKGATSPDEDSETVLCVITYDHLHKILSVDPDFTDDRSCYTITNSDGVEFNYWIEHASEKQSPEEFQEERNELQHEIKEKLIYKEEEMFHRFQLTSPHIDKIFVKLDILSAHEFIFNGLSVSYYIHLPEYWNTNQSDRLFGRTQRCNLKNKSAYFGYSTEISLDHKSDDALNIKKTLPSWPRLLLSVTSLDIWTRYRTEGYAAVPLPAYPGTYEYSVPTWRPAGSIINSLRRYFTGGTYELDDVTYCSISAGHEGETLNKSQMQVTPSGHIKLKINIIYQTHTSTKIDDRLNYFESLSTDKLMINIENIFEQFKAARERMIQVRNLNV; translated from the exons ATGTCACAAAAAATACGTAAAAAGAAGATATCCTCTAACTACCGAGTCAATGAacctataaataattttaaactgaG AGTCAGAATCGTACAGCAAAGACCTTTGCTTGCAGAACTCCTCGAGGATGATGGAGATACCAGAGACTCGAATTTTCTTCAAGAGGAAGATCGTATTTTCAGTTGGCAGGAGAAGGCGTTCAGCCCGTTCGAAGCTGATTTTTACAGGGAAGAGAAGAATTGCGTGACTGAGACGCAAAAGGCCTATTGCCAACGAATCAACGAGGAACATGTCGAGGGTTCTCAGCTGTACACTTACACGCAAATGGACTCGTACTATCCGGAGAATGGACTGTTGACGAAACCGTATAAGACGGAATTGGCGTGCAGAAATGAAACCGCATTGCCATCTTTGCAGAATCGCAAGCCGTTTCCGGAGAGGTACAACAAATCAGTCGTCGACGATAAACCTGGCGAAACGAGGATACGCAGAAACCATTACATCTATATGGAAAGGTCTACGATGTATGTCATGGTTGATTTATCTCGAAGAGATAAAGGTGCAACGAGTCCCGACGAGGATTCCGAAACGGTTCTATGTGTCATCACTTATGACCACTTGCATAAAATTCTGTCCGTGGATCCCGACTTCACAGACGATCGGTCTTGTTACACCATCACGAATTCCGACGgcgttgaatttaattattggaTCGAACACGCTTCCGAAAAACAGTCGCCGGAAGAATTTCAAGAAGAACGGAATGAATTGCAACAT gAAATTAAAGAAAAGTTAATATATAAGGAGGAAGAAATGTTTCACCGTTTTCAATTGACATCGCCGCATATAgataaaatttttgtaaaacttGACATTCTATCTGCTcatgaattcatttttaatgggCTTTCTGTTTCTTATTACATTCACTTACCAGAATATTGGAATACTAATCAAAGTGATAGATTATTTGGAAGGACTCAAAgatgtaatttgaaaaataaatcagcaTACTTTGGATATAGTACTGAAATATCGTTAGATCACAAATCAGATGATGCATTAAACATAAAAAAGACTTTACCATCTTGGCCTAGATTATTATTATCAGTTACATCTCTTGATATATGGACAAG ATACCGTACAGAAGGATATGCAGCTGTGCCTTTGCCTGCATATCCAGGTACATATGAGTACAGTGTTCCAACATGGAGACCAGCAGGAAGTATCATCAATTCTCTCAGAAGATACTTTACGGGAGGTACTTATGAACTGGATGATGTAACTTACTGCAGTATTTCTGCAGGACATGAAGGTGAAACGTTAAACAAGTCACAAATGCAGGTCACACCAAGTGGAcacataaaactaaaaattaatattatttatcaaactCATACTTCTACTAAAATTGATGATCGGTTGAACTATTTTGAAAGTTTAAGTACAGATAAACTTAtgattaatatagaaaatatttttgaacagtTTAAAGCAGCTAGGGAACGCATGATACAAGttagaaatttgaatgtttga
- the EMC7 gene encoding ER membrane protein complex subunit 7 — MIMYTTAIFLIFITVSVSNKYVIAENDEDVSTDLYVIEGKVFPWENKASNSWQLMTHVMANGGEHYGFLREDGTFIISNVPSGSYVIEVVNPNCVYEPVRVEINSKGKFRARKVNLIQTSQVIQIPYPLKMRPVTPFRYFQVREQWKVTDFLFNSMVLMMILPLLLLMIGPKIMNDPDARKEMEQLNNLTKLPEMSEVITSFLSGGEKQKPKAVKAAKKRQ, encoded by the exons ATGATCATGTATACGACtgctatttttctaattttcattacTGTCagcgtttcaaataaatatgtaatcgCTGAAAATGACGAAGACGTGTCAACAGACTTGTACGTTATCGAAGGAAAAGTTTTTCCATGGGAAAATAAAGCCTCAAATAGCTGGCAGCTTATGACACACGTCATGGCTAATGGTGGAGAACATTATGGTTTTTTGag gGAAGatggaacatttattatttcaaatgtacCATCTGGATCTTATGTTATTGAAGTTGTAAATCCCAACTGTGTGTATGAACCTGTTAGAGTAGAAATTAACTCAAAAGGAAAATTCAGAGCaagaaaagttaatttaattcaaacatCTCAAGTAATACAAATTCCTTACCCATTAAAAATGAGACCAGTTACACCATTCCGCTATTTTCAAGTTAGAGAACAATGGAAAGTAACAGACTTTTTGTTTAATTCAATG GTGTTAATGATGATCTTACCCTTATTATTACTTATGATTGGACCAAAAATTATGAACGATCCAGATGCAAGAAAG gaAATGGAACAATTGAATAATCTCACTAAATTGCCAGAAATGTCTGAAGTTATAACATCATTCTTGTCCGGAGGAGAAAAGCAAAAACCAAAAGCAGTAAAAGCTGCAAAAAAGAGGCAATAA
- the LOC116425384 gene encoding uncharacterized protein LOC116425384 isoform X3: MDDKLRQMEDEMNRFEAEIGGQLVTPMVRPVIGANTYNQVARQLEQHELPTPVVAAAAATLAFPPMIGFPPPPPPPPPPPPPPPMLIPQQVARQGTVPSITTYSSPAQISNPYLPNMVDPCLTATPKTYESTSAPMIHPEIIEQIINTKIPEDESKKKPKVKGVSTAAELAISQGKASSIMANASAEETHPKGKGKKNKKIVRMAGGQIWEDPSLLEWDEDDFRIFCGDLGNDVTDEMLVRVFGKYPSFQKAKVVRDKRTNKTKGFGFVSFKDPQDFIKAMKEMNDKYGTMGARVCTSFAAERLIKRPDT; the protein is encoded by the exons ATGGACGATAAATTACGACAAATGGAAGATGAGATGAACAG ATTCGAGGCTGAAATCGGCGGGCAGTTAGTCACACCGATGGTTAGGCCTGTAATTGGTGCAAATACATATAATCAAGTAGCTAGACAATTAGAACAACATGAGCTACCAACACCAGTTGTTGCTGCAGCGGCAGCAACATTAGCTTTTCCACCAATGATTGGATTTCCACCTCCACCACCTCCTCCACCGCCACCACCTCCACCACCTCCAATGTTAATTCCACAGCAAGTAGCAAGACAag GTACGGTTCCTTCTATTACAACATATTCATCACCTGCTCAGATAAGTAACCCGTATTTACCAAATATGGTGGATCCGTGTTTAACTGCGACTCCAAAAACATACGAATCCACATCAGCTCCAATGATTCATCCCGAAATTATTGAACAGATTATCAATACAAAGATCCCAGAAGATGAAAGTAAAAAGAAACCAAAGGTAAAAGGAGTTAGCACGGCAGCAGAATTGGCAATTAGTCAAGGAAAAGCAAGCTCTATTATGGCAAATGCCAGTGCAGAAGAGACTCATCCGAAGGgtaaaggaaagaaaaacaagaaaatcgttCGGATGGCTGGCGGACAGATATGGGAAGATCCTTCTTTGTTAGAATGGGATGAAG ATGACTTCCGAATATTTTGCGGAGATCTAGGAAATGATGTCACGGATGAAATGTTGGTTAGAGTATTTGGGAAATATCCTAGTTTCCAAAAGGCAAAGGTAGTCAGGGACAaaagaacaaacaaaacaaaaggaTTTGGCTTTGTCTCTTTCAAGGATCCACAGGATTTCATCAAAGcaatgaaagaaatgaatg
- the LOC116425384 gene encoding uncharacterized protein LOC116425384 isoform X4 — MDDKLRQMEDEMNRFEAEIGGQLVTPMVRPVIGANTYNQVARQLEQHELPTPVVAAAAATLAFPPMIGFPPPPPPPPPPPPPPPMLIPQQVARQGTVPSITTYSSPAQISNPYLPNMVDPCLTATPKTYESTSAPMIHPEIIEQIINTKIPEDESKKKPKVKGVSTAAELAISQGKASSIMANASAEETHPKGKGKKNKKIVRMAGGQIWEDPSLLEWDEDDFRIFCGDLGNDVTDEMLVRVFGKYPSFQKAKVVRDKRTNKTKGFGFVSFKDPQDFIKAMKEMNDSTYVISILVKRIHLERVFRVN, encoded by the exons ATGGACGATAAATTACGACAAATGGAAGATGAGATGAACAG ATTCGAGGCTGAAATCGGCGGGCAGTTAGTCACACCGATGGTTAGGCCTGTAATTGGTGCAAATACATATAATCAAGTAGCTAGACAATTAGAACAACATGAGCTACCAACACCAGTTGTTGCTGCAGCGGCAGCAACATTAGCTTTTCCACCAATGATTGGATTTCCACCTCCACCACCTCCTCCACCGCCACCACCTCCACCACCTCCAATGTTAATTCCACAGCAAGTAGCAAGACAag GTACGGTTCCTTCTATTACAACATATTCATCACCTGCTCAGATAAGTAACCCGTATTTACCAAATATGGTGGATCCGTGTTTAACTGCGACTCCAAAAACATACGAATCCACATCAGCTCCAATGATTCATCCCGAAATTATTGAACAGATTATCAATACAAAGATCCCAGAAGATGAAAGTAAAAAGAAACCAAAGGTAAAAGGAGTTAGCACGGCAGCAGAATTGGCAATTAGTCAAGGAAAAGCAAGCTCTATTATGGCAAATGCCAGTGCAGAAGAGACTCATCCGAAGGgtaaaggaaagaaaaacaagaaaatcgttCGGATGGCTGGCGGACAGATATGGGAAGATCCTTCTTTGTTAGAATGGGATGAAG ATGACTTCCGAATATTTTGCGGAGATCTAGGAAATGATGTCACGGATGAAATGTTGGTTAGAGTATTTGGGAAATATCCTAGTTTCCAAAAGGCAAAGGTAGTCAGGGACAaaagaacaaacaaaacaaaaggaTTTGGCTTTGTCTCTTTCAAGGATCCACAGGATTTCATCAAAGcaatgaaagaaatgaatg
- the LOC116425384 gene encoding uncharacterized protein LOC116425384 isoform X5: MDDKLRQMEDEMNRFEAEIGGQLVTPMVRPVIGANTYNQVARQLEQHELPTPVVAAAAATLAFPPMIGFPPPPPPPPPPPPPPPMLIPQQVARQGTVPSITTYSSPAQISNPYLPNMVDPCLTATPKTYESTSAPMIHPEIIEQIINTKIPEDESKKKPKVKGVSTAAELAISQGKASSIMANASAEETHPKGKGKKNKKIVRMAGGQIWEDPSLLEWDEDDFRIFCGDLGNDVTDEMLVRVFGKYPSFQKAKVVRDKRTNKTKGFGFVSFKDPQDFIKAMKEMNETPYSVEMSMKNF, from the exons ATGGACGATAAATTACGACAAATGGAAGATGAGATGAACAG ATTCGAGGCTGAAATCGGCGGGCAGTTAGTCACACCGATGGTTAGGCCTGTAATTGGTGCAAATACATATAATCAAGTAGCTAGACAATTAGAACAACATGAGCTACCAACACCAGTTGTTGCTGCAGCGGCAGCAACATTAGCTTTTCCACCAATGATTGGATTTCCACCTCCACCACCTCCTCCACCGCCACCACCTCCACCACCTCCAATGTTAATTCCACAGCAAGTAGCAAGACAag GTACGGTTCCTTCTATTACAACATATTCATCACCTGCTCAGATAAGTAACCCGTATTTACCAAATATGGTGGATCCGTGTTTAACTGCGACTCCAAAAACATACGAATCCACATCAGCTCCAATGATTCATCCCGAAATTATTGAACAGATTATCAATACAAAGATCCCAGAAGATGAAAGTAAAAAGAAACCAAAGGTAAAAGGAGTTAGCACGGCAGCAGAATTGGCAATTAGTCAAGGAAAAGCAAGCTCTATTATGGCAAATGCCAGTGCAGAAGAGACTCATCCGAAGGgtaaaggaaagaaaaacaagaaaatcgttCGGATGGCTGGCGGACAGATATGGGAAGATCCTTCTTTGTTAGAATGGGATGAAG ATGACTTCCGAATATTTTGCGGAGATCTAGGAAATGATGTCACGGATGAAATGTTGGTTAGAGTATTTGGGAAATATCCTAGTTTCCAAAAGGCAAAGGTAGTCAGGGACAaaagaacaaacaaaacaaaaggaTTTGGCTTTGTCTCTTTCAAGGATCCACAGGATTTCATCAAAGcaatgaaagaaatgaatg
- the LOC116425385 gene encoding uncharacterized protein LOC116425385: MIFPTVIFASALTVFSTLSLAVPLTDIKDDLNRYVIDTMASPCSSIGGCWDLLPMEELGETIGEDLPKINVRREAANVDPNTIIESWGENASVIDKKTRTALQDTKQNKNRLLKKDVVMSRSWGAGGMPFSILYMNPHSLRGNHASTTQEQEVAKTSDASTPPVAHPNYRIALRNGSPSQPRRQYSIIPQLFISYGWGSFGK; encoded by the exons atgatattcccAACTGTTATCTTTGCCTCCGCACTGACCGTGTTCTCGACCTTGTCTCTAGCTGTTCCCCTGACGGATATCAAGGATGATTTGAATAGATACGTGATCGACACCATGGCGTCTCCCTGTTCTTCCATTGGAGGTTGCTGGGATCTGTTACCAATGGAAGAACTTGGCGAGACCATAGGGGAAGACCTACCAAA AATAAACGTACGAAGGGAAGCTGCGAACGTAGATCCTAATACGATCATTGAATCATGGGGAGAGAATGCTTCTGTAATAGATAAAAAGACTCGCACGGCGTTACAGGAcactaaacaaaataaaaatagattgcTCAAAAAGGATGTAGTTATGTCTCGCAGCTGGGGTGCTGGTGGAATGCCATTCTCTATTCTTTATATGAATCCCCATAGCCTTCGTGGAAATCATGCCA GTACTACACAAGAACAAGAGGTAGCGAAAACGAGCGACGCTTCTACCCCTCCGGTAGCTCACCCTAATTATCGTATCGCATTACGTAATGGATCTCCTAGCCAACCAAGAAGACAATACTCGATAATACCACAGTTGTTTATATCTTACGGATGGGGCTCATTTGGTAAATGA